The window ctattttaaataagttatgTCACTTGATAACTGACATGACTTATAAGGATAATTTGAACTTTCATGTTCATGAATTAGATTTTCTTATCTTAAAGTACCATCTAGTTATACcaacaatttttatttctaaaattttttaggaccattatttatttactaagaaaaagaaaacagtttctatttctcttttaaatttttgtataaataaataaaaattatataactgtACGTATGGGCCAAATACGTAACGGTGCCCACCACTTGCCTTGTCCACAGACCACACGCGACAACTAATCCCATTTCTCTTTTGAGattatatcaaattaatagTAGAAATtgattaaactttaaattaagGTCTTTATATTTATGTAATCATACTTTCTATTTAAATAAAggtacataaataaatatttattcagtaataaattattttaattaaatatatactttaaaaaaaatatttactgctattattttaatagaagaatttaatgataaaatgtaaaaaactatttaaactCTGTCTAATAACAATTCTTGTCAAACAAATAGTATTATGTATGTATCTCTGCCCAGTACCCCAATTGTACGTGGTCACATGGGCATGAGTCCCATCTGCTTGAATTTCGAGATTATGATTTTAATACCAACATTTCTGTAAAAGCATTGAAGTTATACTGTGGACGGAATTGATTATGGTATCGCAAGGGTATGTTTGGAAGAGGTTGAAATAGaatgaaagaatttttttttttaaattaagaaagcagttgatttttttttaaaaaaataatttttattttgttttctctccaattaaaattttaaagttttctttttctctcttatgttcccccctctttcaaaaataaaataattatatcgtGCTTTGCCCACGTGATACAACTGATTTGCTGTTATCCACGAGGTTAGCGAGATTAATATAGTTGATTATTTCttaaaggtatatttttttttttatttattccttaATAATTATACTTAAGATGGCTTTTTTCAGAAATAATCAACTATATTAATCTCGTTAACCTCGTGCATAACAGCAATtacctttaaaaaaatacattaaaatgtattaataatattaaatattaaatttatttttttagtcataaTTTTCAAgataataattagtaaaataattttaaaaattcacgtTTACCAAGAATATTGAATGAACGAACAAAGTCAAAACTACACACACTCTAACACGTTGGAAGTTGAAACGCTTCCAAAAGTCAAAATCACACGTGGACTTTTGGTCAATTCCTCAAGTGGATACACCAATGGAAATTCAGTTTGCTTTGAAACTTGGAACCAAGGCTACCAACTGTCACAGTGTCACTAATTCttctagacaaaaaaaaagtgtcacCCGAATTCACCATTGTTGGGTGCGTACCGACCCCATATTGCATTTGAcattggaagaaaaaaagtttaattataaaatttatcttcttattttatctattacattaaattagtttttcatttattttttaatttaatatttaaattattttatattttaaaatttattatcttagtTCTTATGTTTGAATTTACTGTTAatattttaagagaaattaGAACCATAATccttcaagaaaaataaaatattcttttaccATTAGACTCAAAtactaatttaaatatttactgtcaaatataataacaatataagttttatacgaaaataactcaaaatttaaattttaataatttttaatttattatatttttataattttatattatcttttaaaatataatatatatatatatatatgattaaattttattttcacataaattaaaatatatatgttgatataaactttatttttattttatatattatacttttataatcttatgtatttttatcacattattcaaaacttattttataaagtaaatatataatataaattttgtctttaatatatatatatatattttttacataaattataacTTCATAAAATGACAGTATTTTAATtgatgtgaaaataaaatttaatcttatatatattttaagctaaattgtaaatttggtccCTTATTTGTTTCagattttgattttagtttccTTATACTTTAATTCACTAAGTAAGTCTCTCATTTATGTCCTATTCCGTTATTTCAATCTCCTAGCTCATAATTTAACGTTGACTGTCACATGTCACATTTTGGTTGGATGATATTTTGATGCATCATTTTAATGTTGAAATCATTCCAAGGAACACCTCCTTCAACATGACAACACCCAATTGAGAAAGAACCCTGCTGTAACACACTTCTCAGTGTCTTTGCCATTGGCCTCACTGAACACCTCAAAGACTCTTCCACATTTTACCTTCCCAACAAAAACACTTCCTCCACGTGCTTATATTACTTCAATCTTAGGCTTCATGCCTTGTCAATTCCACCAAAGATGATTCCTTTAAGCTTCCCTAACCCAACACGATTTCTTTTCAATGCTTCTGTGTGTGCAGGCATTAAAACCACGAATGATTGGAGGCAAAGGGTGGGAATGGTTAACCTAGTAGACACATCTTGCAATGGAATTTTTTGATTTTAGAAGGGTAAGCTTAGGGACTTTCAACTTGTCTGGGGTAATTACCAATCAGGGTTGAGGTAATTATTACAGATGGTTAAAATGACGCACCAAAATACCATCGAATAAGAACGTGACATGTGACGGTCAACATTCGCACGTAATAGTCAACATCCAATTATGGGTTAGGGGACTGATATAATGGGATTAGACATAAATGAGAAACTCAAttggtaaattaaattatagggggatcaaaatcaaaatctgaGATAAATAGAGAgaccaaatttataattaaacctatattatattttaaaagacaatatataatattataaaaatataataaattaaaaaagaataaaatttgaattttgaactatttttgcataaaactatactaatattatattttgcacTAAATATTCAAATGAACACTTGGATGTAGTGGTAAAAGATTGTGTTTCTTACTTCAAGCACCATTGTTCTAGTTCTttcttaagtattttttaagaaaatattactcAAAGGgaataaatttttcaattaagtcaagaaaaaaaaagtttaagtataactttttttttatctttataacttttttttattattatagtcattctaaattttgtttgttttaatttccATAGTCGTTGTtcctttttgttaaaaaatattacatgacaaacaaaattatgacaacattatattatattatcataaaatttcatgtcattattaatttcatgaattaaaataataaaaatcatataatttataagaattaaaattaaaaaagtaacatATGACAAAAAGTTAAACATTTAAGtatcaatttaaatattaaaatttataaatatcatcattttttttgtcatatcattatttttataatggaGACTAACAGTGataatagaaagtaaaataaagataatttatgaagaataaaaaaagttacaaagaTAGAAAGTAAAGAAACACAAACTTACTAGGATGAAAATATACGTATAAGCCTTTGAGtagtatttatttcctttttctttagttttagATTAACGACAATAGTCCTAGTTTTAGCTCTCTGTCATCTACTACTAcgtattctaaaataaaaactactacaatttaaaaaatttaaatctatttataattaaaataccaCTTGATATTTAATTACTAAGTCATTATTGAATTGGTATACACAGGGTGCATGTGTTTGACAAAAGTCTCAATTAATTGTATTTGGAGTTCATTACGGCGTGGCAATTTAAACTCACGGCCGAGTCCTGATCAAATATTTGCCGTAGTTGAATTCGGCTTAAATTGTGAAAACAAACTTGGATGCAACATTTCTGGAAATGCATGCGATGCGACCTTGCTTGTCGAATCAAACCCCGTTGACTGCTCATCACTCCTTATGCTATGTAAAGTATATTCAATATTTTGGTTTACCTCAAATAGATAGAATAAGTTCTATTTGAGGTCAACCATTCCACCATCAATTTAATGTGACGTTTTCATATTATCACACGTTGTACTTATTTTTTCGGTTGTAGTCAGAAACATTCCCACGATGATCTTGACGGATACCCAAAATGCTTCCAACTTTGACATTTCTGTGTGTTAATTTTGTCCGGTTTCTTCCATCATTATCTCCATTCTCCACGCACCGTGCGATCGATGCAAACCTACGTAGGCTGCTTCTCGGATCTAAGTCTCTTAATAATCATGCATTCATATCCTCTCAAACACACTCGTCCAATTTTAGACTTAAAAATATTCAAGATCAGTGtccaattaataaataattgtcTTTTCTATTAGTTTAATAATTTCTGATTTTTGTCACCAACCTTGGTGACTAAATGTGATTCCATAAATGTGTGACACGTGCTGTTCCTTCTCCGACTCTGTCGCTTTCTCCAAACCTCGTCGTATGATTGTAGTATAGtatatcaaatttatatttttttctttctccaccTTTTATATTTGGTTCAGAAAACTTGAACTTGAATTACTcttttacacacacacatatatatatatcactccCAACATGATAACATCCACACCTTGATTACACAAtagcaattttatttttgaaactaTACCCATGGATGTTACAATGAAGAAAGTAGAGAGTGAATCTCCTTATTATTGTTCCTCTTCATCACCATCATCCACTTCCTCTGAAAGCAAACTCTCATCAGCATCACCGTGCAACCCGAACTCTCCACCGGACCCTTCATCGTGGCATGCAGAAACTTCAAAGAAAGTAGTAGTGTTGATCCCTCACAAAAGGAAAGCGGGGAGAAAGAAGTTTCGAGAGACACGCCACCCGGTGTACAGAGGGGTTCGGCAGAGGAACGGTAACAAATGGGTGTGTGAAGTTCGTGAACCGAACAAGAAGTCGAGGATATGGCTCGGGACATATCCTTCGCCAGAAATGGCAGCTAGGGCACATGACGTGGCCGTCCTAGCACTTAAGGGCACCTCTGCTGTGTTCAATTTCCCTGATTCGGTTTCTCTTCTTCCGGTTGCAAACTCATCTTCTGCTGCTGATATAAGACTTGCTGCATCAAAAGTTTCATCGGTTTTTGGCCCTTCTTCTTCATCTAGTTCCCGCGTCGAGACTAAGCCTTGTTTGGTTGATGGTTTTGTTAAGACTGAGAATAACGTTGATGAGGTCAAAACAGTGTTTTTTGATGAAGAGGCGTTCTATAATATGCCTGTTTTCTTAGATAGTATGGCAGAGGCTCTTCTCATTACTCCACCTTCTATGAAGAGAGCATTTGATTGGGACGAGGTTGATTGTGAAACAGACCTCACTCTCTGGACAGATTAATACTATTAGACTATATGGTATTTCTGTCTTGTTATTCAACTTAGTTGTTTAATGgtattataacttataagatGAGGATTTTTTGTTTGCATCACGGACACTGCTTGTGAAGTGgacaagaagagagagaaaaagaataaaatacctGTTGGCTGTTTTTAAAGACGTAAATGGAAGTACAATAAAACCTGATGTAAAACAATAAGACTCTGAATTTTGCCattataaaagtgaaaaattacGTAGTTTTGTtccatattttatatcaatgacAATGACCATTAAGAGGAGAATTGTGGTATGAGATCATCACTTAGCGGCGACCCCGATCAATAAAAAAGCAACACATGTATAACTTAAAAGATGTAAATTGACGGGAAATTATTGAAGGTAATTAACAACATTTGCTTTATCAATTTAAATGAGAGAACAATTGAATCTTAATTTCTCACTTGGAGTCTATCTCATTAAGAATGTATGTGAGTTTGTTGTAAACTTTTTAGTATTTTGAATTTACttctttctaataaaaataaaatttatatcaatGACCAATAGTTTAAAGAGTTTAATAGGGATGGAACTGATAACTGAATAGAAATTATATTTGGTATAgttattattgtaaaattaataaacctattgtatattttgatttgtcatTGATAAAACTCTGGGAATTAATGcacatattatttattctaatttgaATGTACGTCTATATTTTGGTATATTGATCGATCTTAATAAGCTAAAACACGCTTGACGCTTCACTCGGTGAAGGTACCTATCGGGAATCGACTAACAAACGTTAACGTCAACTTGATTAATGCTTCAAGTTCTCTCATTTCTCGTTTCTTTTCTACAACCAGatcttgagaaaaaaaaatattatatggtaTGAGATTATCATAATTTCAACTAATCTCCTTATGATATTAAGTTGAACGTTAGTAACTCTgggttgaaaattgaaaaacttgGTTATGTAATGTATTACATAAAAATTGACAGAGACCATAAACATGGCCATATTTGGTTTGTCAGTAGGGAGtcctaaatttaaattgaaaagtaaattcattttggtaacatgtttaattattctaaaaaaactgTTTGCccatgaaaatttaattttacctaaaaactcaattttatttttacaaccaCAATGCAAGTTCCAAATTCCCCTTATTAGATGATTGGATTCTTGAACCGGATACTGATCCATTGATTAGTAACACTGTTctttgacaattttttattgttcacaaatttattgattgaccTTGGCATTAACTGTGCGTAATCAGAAAAACATGTCAAAGCAATGCAAAGACGGAAAGCCATTGAAAGCAAATAGATAAGAATGAATAAGCATTTTGATCCATATCTTTTTAGTCATTTTACAAATTAGTTCctatcatattaaaatataaaaaatagttcttatatttatattttacattttacatcCCTTATACAAATAAGTCTTTTCTGATAAAATCTAATATTTTACTGTTAATCTTAATCATATGTCTACGTGGAAATCTTTAtctatttaaacaaatttatgtgAAAGTTTTTGgactgaattaaaaaattatgataagttAAAGATAAAAATCCTTACGGCCTAGTCAACCCTCTTCTTCTATTCCAGCCTCTTGCACTTCATCCTCTCCTCCCATTCCCTCTCATTATATCACCAAGTACACTGTACATGTGTCCACTAGCTTGCTTGTTGTCACTTCCCAGTAACGCAAGTATTTTCAGCAACTTAATCTACAAAAGGAAAGTAGCAAATCTAAGCAAAAGGAACAAGTAACATGCAGAAACAAAATGGTCCTGACGTCCTGTTCGGATAAACTTGTCCATAAGCACTTATATCCAAacaggagaattaattaatgttgaatTTAATAAAACCTGAATGAAGGGTGCAGGCATTTGGTGATAATCATAATTCTTGGGCAAATTTAATGCCTGAATGAAGTAATCATATTCTACTGAAGGCCATCACCTCACGTGGTTCCTGCTTCGTAACTTCCTCTCTCTGGATTCTCTCTTTGACTCCATTTCGCATACAAAGAGATAGACCAGACCCCTCTTTCTCTTCCTGTAATTTCGGACACTCCGCACGAAACCTTGCAGTAACAAAAAATGCGGAGTTTCACTTTCTTTGAACGAGTTTCTAGAGCTTTCCGCGATCATGGGTCCAACTTCAAAAGCTTGTACTCCTCTGCACCACCATAAGGTACCATCAACTTCTAACATGAAGGGTTGGGGTCGTATAAAATAGTTTTCCCTTCTGATCATTTTAATCAACATGAAAGAATTTTGAAGGATTGGGTCAAATTTATGGCCATAGCTGTCCCTCACTATCAATTTTATTGTCATACTCAATTTTACACAaccaaaagagagagaaagggaaatAATTTCTCAAAGCATCAAAACCTTTAAATTTTCCAAGGATACCATAGAATTTCTTCGCCGCCCAAGACAACGACGACTCCCTCCACTGCTTCTACGTCAAATCCGTCAAGGAAATGCCCTACTACATCTCCGTCCTCCAAATCAGCGCCGCCATTAGCTCTGCCGACGCCGAGGCACCCACCGCCACCCCCTCCAAGGCCGTTCCATCTTTCAAGGAAAACGTTGGCAGCGGCTTAACGGTTTTCTGCCCCACCGACAGCACCGTCAGCGGTTTCGTGCCAAAGTACAAGAACCTGACCAAAGCGCAGAAGGTTTCACTTTTGTTATACCACGCGACTCCTGTATACGAGTCACTGCAGATGCTCAAGTCCAGCAACCAAATCATGAACACTCTTACCACAGAGGGAGTGAACAAGTACGACTTGAGTGAAGGGAAAGAGGTGAACCTCATCACCAAAGTCAATACATCAGTCTAGATATTAAAATTGTCAAAAATATATCTCAATAatgactttatttttaaatttaactacaagaattattttataacacacgataaaaattattttttatatttcaataaaataaatacaaaaatagaaacCAAAATACCTATCCACTCAGATAGATAATATATGTGCAAGCAACGAGGTAGCTAGCCAGTTTGTTAATCTTGCATATTTTAGCACTGTacgtattttctcttttaaaaaccGAGGTGACTAGTCAACTATTTGGGAAGAAAGATGAATCAATTAACTAGCAATGGCCTGTAATTGGTGGTGACGTGGTGTTTATCTTGCGTGGAATGGATTCTTGTGGTTGAAAAATTTACGTAGCAGAGTCGATTGGTAGGGTTGAAGTTGTATCTTCGTCAGCAtatctaaatatttattttattatttgaaattaactttttaaaaaatcgaagATTCAATTTTGGTGATTGCAATAAtgagttttcattttaaaattaaaattttcgaagaaaaaatgtgactttttttttcaaaaaaagctacttatttatttcatactaaccaataaataaaataaaatatcatttatcttTGAATTAAGTTACAAGTAAATACACTCTTTCTTTTAGAAGCAAATATTCAGTTTAGAgcaatttaatgtttttaagcAAATTATTCCTTGTTGAAAGTCATTCCTCTGGTTTTCAACTCGTTCACGCGTGTGGTGTCTCTCGTGTGCGCCTTTGCTCATGTCCGTGGCTCATTTGCCTCCGTGTATGTTGTAGAGTgcttcattttcatatttttgtaatattaggGTAAGCGGATCGATTATCATAGGATTTGGTTAAATTAACAATCCaacttaatcaaatttaaacggattagtttgtgttgattttttttaaaaaataaaagttaattcaaatcaatttgtaaataatttgaatttagttAACGGgtcaaaacatttaattttgtctattcttttttaaaacataatctttttataaactaaatttttattaaatgaattagatataactattttttattagattttttttaatgctgtCACACCCCATTCTATTGACtcttatctatctatctattcataagggatgaaaaattaaaaataccatattcaatataaaaaatttcaataaacaCAATGAGAATGagttttaaacatttttctatCCAAATCAATGAGACATTATGATGCTTATTTTTAGTAAATAGATTCGAAATATTTTTAGAAGTCAATCTGAAGTGACTTCAATCAATAAAATCTTTATTCCTTTAATCCTAAATAGATTTGAAATGTTTCTAGAAGTCACTCTGAACTGACCTCAATCAGTAAAACTCTTGTCCCTTTAATCTTGAAGGTTAAGGATGCATTAATGTTTACTCAATTTAGATCGATAAGTTTAtgtaattaataatcaataatatttgatttttgtaaaatttaaatatatattatattacatatagtaatgataataatttaatataaattaacgggtcgaattcaaatataaaaacccATAACCCAACTCAAAATTTAACGGATTTGATTAATTCAATTCGAATCTgactcaaatataaaaattactcaACTCAAACTATTTGAATTGATAGGTCACCTATACCCACTTCCCTATGCAATATGTTACGGTTGAGGTATTCTTAAATTGGATGGGTCTAACaacaatagtttttattttggtccAGCAGTACAGTAAAATTTTGCTTTTGGTCCAGCAGTTGAGGTTTAGTAGGTTAGGACTTTCTATATAATTTGGGCCTAGACTTTGGATCAAGAGTATATACAGAGGGTTGCATGGTGCCTGAAGGCACACGGCcgagttaattttaactttgtaGTATGCAGttttccaaataaaataaaataaaatgaaaatataaaaaaataagatagaaaagcaaaaaaaggaagaatgaaaaaaattataaaccaaaaataatataaaaataaaacagaaaagaGCTTAGAATTgttggatttgattttattaaagtTTGTTATATACCTTGTTGGTTAGTCTATTTTTTCTGATTGTTATATATTACCTTGCATACTGATATTGTGCTAGTTCAGCAGCAGCAGgcttctccaattttttttgtctcttgcatactgatatttgtattgttttgtcaataattgtttatttgttaAGAAATGTCGTGTAAAACTTGTAAAATAAACTAGTAGTTTCTTAAAACAAGTTAACCTGAACACGCTGTAAAATTTCTTAACGATGAGTAATAGGCAATAGCATATGTCCATCCAAGCTCAATAATTTACGTAGGCGGTGCACATGGCAAGGATATGGAGAAAAGTCCAGCATATCTATCACTGCTTTTTCTGCACATATATAGCACAAAAGAAAAAGCTACTGAAGCAAGAAAAGTTGTTCCATATGTATAATCATAATGTTTCGtgattcaaaatcaaaatgaggCCAATTATCACTCAAACTTGTCTAGGGACTGTGACAACCAATGACCCCATTCATGTGCCACACGACAATAATTTTTACTATGGGATGGAAAGAAGTTGCACACTGGTGGGTCTAAGGTGAATGCTGTCTCCTACTACTTTTtgttaattgattaatataGCGCAGCAGCAATGAAAGGAGTGTCATGGGGTTCTGACAATTAACAGAAGACCAAGACCATATTAGGTTTGAAgccaatattttgtgaatatatatattaggCTGCTACTAACAAGCTTTGGCTCACGGGTATGCTAGTTGCTAGCTATGGGGGAATTCAAGCACTTTGTAATTGTTAAGTTCAAGGAAGGTGTGGCAGTTGACGACCTCACTAAAGGGATGGAAAAGTTGGTCTCAGAGATTCATGCTGTCAAGTCCTTTGAATggtatttttctgttttcataCCTTGCAGtttgtaaaagaatataaatattatggggagactttttttttttttgaactcgGTGTATTCTTAACTTAGAATCAGAAACTAATTTCACAAAGTACTAAGATTTATTTAGAGTCTAACTTCTAATAAATGTGTTCTTCCATAGACATGCAAACTCGAAAATCAAACCTTTGATTACTTGAATGATACAATTATCTGCTAACCATACTACATTAGGTTGATTCTTTAggagaatttaattttaacaaacatAAGCACAAGTAGTTAAAGATGTTATAGctttttagtcttttttctGGTATCACatggaattttaatttattgtatttagCTTTAATACGGATCTAACAACAAACTAACTAACATTGACCCATTAAAACAATTCAGATATTTTCATGTACTTTATGAATAGTGTCTTATCATATGCTTGTATTTGTGTTGAACAGGGGACAGGACATTGAAAGCCTAGATGTGTTGAGACAAGGATTCACTCATG of the Glycine max cultivar Williams 82 chromosome 13, Glycine_max_v4.0, whole genome shotgun sequence genome contains:
- the LOC100803317 gene encoding dehydration-responsive element-binding protein 1F, whose protein sequence is MDVTMKKVESESPYYCSSSSPSSTSSESKLSSASPCNPNSPPDPSSWHAETSKKVVVLIPHKRKAGRKKFRETRHPVYRGVRQRNGNKWVCEVREPNKKSRIWLGTYPSPEMAARAHDVAVLALKGTSAVFNFPDSVSLLPVANSSSAADIRLAASKVSSVFGPSSSSSSRVETKPCLVDGFVKTENNVDEVKTVFFDEEAFYNMPVFLDSMAEALLITPPSMKRAFDWDEVDCETDLTLWTD
- the LOC100306664 gene encoding stress-responsive A/B barrel domain-containing protein, with product MGEFKHFVIVKFKEGVAVDDLTKGMEKLVSEIHAVKSFEWGQDIESLDVLRQGFTHAFLMTFNKKEDFVAFQSHPNHVEFSTKFSAAIENIVLLDFPSTLVKAPA